GCGCGCTCCAGATCGCGCTCGGGATGGGCGCCTCGCATGAACGAACCGCTAGTGGTGACGAACGTGAGCGGCGATCTCGCGCTCGACATCGCGCTTGGCAACAGCGGCCCGCTTATCCCACAACTTTTTGCCGCGTACCAAACCAATCTGTACCTTCGCAATGCCGCGCGTGAAATAGAGACGCAATGGCACGACGGTCAAGCCTTTTTCGGCGACGCGGCTCTGGAGCTCGCGTATTTGCGACCGGTGCAAAAGAAGTTTGCGCGCTCGCGTCGGTTCGGAATTCGAGAAACTGCCCTGACGATACGGGGGAATATGCATCCCCATGAGCCATGCCTCGCCATCTCGAAAACGGGCGTAGGCCTCGGTTAGGCTGGCGCCGCCCGCACGGATTGCTTTCACCTCGGTTCCGGTCAAGGCCAACCCGGCTTCGACCGATTCGATGATGTGATATTCATGCCGGGCGCGGCGATTCTCGATCGTGACCGATCCGCTCATTGAAGGTCCGCAAATGACGGATTGCGGCGATCATCGGCGGCATCGAGACG
This Candidatus Eremiobacterota bacterium DNA region includes the following protein-coding sequences:
- the smpB gene encoding SsrA-binding protein SmpB encodes the protein MSGSVTIENRRARHEYHIIESVEAGLALTGTEVKAIRAGGASLTEAYARFRDGEAWLMGMHIPPYRQGSFSNSEPTRARKLLLHRSQIRELQSRVAEKGLTVVPLRLYFTRGIAKVQIGLVRGKKLWDKRAAVAKRDVEREIAAHVRHH